The following coding sequences lie in one Apium graveolens cultivar Ventura chromosome 3, ASM990537v1, whole genome shotgun sequence genomic window:
- the LOC141714554 gene encoding uncharacterized protein LOC141714554, translated as MTSFLLRNVLSKPDLMGRMAKWAIHLSTYDITYDTLMSIKSQTLDDFVADFSTSQITTAEEEFQRVISRVDTKPWTLYTDGALNLNGTELGLVLKSPYGDMIAHSICCDFKVINNEAEYEALIVGIMTDKDMKVRNIVVNCDLLLIVNHVNGSYEAKDPKMIKYMDHQKMDKLF; from the coding sequence ATGACGAGCTTTCTATTGAGAAATGTTTTGAGCAAACCTGACTTGATGGGAAGGATGGCAAAATGGGCTATACATCTAAGCACTTACGACATCACATATGATACCTTGATGTCCATAAAATCACAAACTCTAGATGACTTTGTGGCTGATTTCAGTACAAGCCAAATCACGACAGCCGAGGAGGAGTTTCAACGAGTTATTTCAAGGGTGGACACCAAGCCATGGACACTGTATACTGATGGAGCCTTGAATTTGAATGGAACGGAATTGGGTCTTGTCCTCAAATCTCCATATGGGGATATGATAGCGCATTCAATATGTTGCGACTTTAAAGTCATTAATAATGAAGCCGAGTATGAAGCATTGATTGTGGGGATCATGACTGATAAAGACATGAAGGTTAGAAACATTGTTGTAAACTGTGATTtattattaattgttaatcatgTCAACGGTTCCTATGAAGCTAAGGATCCCAAGATGATCAAATACATGGACCACCAGAAAATGGACAAATTATTTTGA